A genomic stretch from Nitrobacter winogradskyi Nb-255 includes:
- the trxA gene encoding thioredoxin: protein MAVGKVSDANFEAEVLKATGPVVVDFWAEWCGPCRMIGPVLDEISSAMGSKVKIVKLNVDESPRTASKYGVMSIPTLMIFKDGELASRQVGAAPKQKLEQWITATV from the coding sequence ATGGCTGTTGGCAAGGTTTCGGACGCCAATTTCGAAGCGGAAGTGCTCAAGGCGACTGGCCCGGTCGTGGTTGATTTCTGGGCGGAGTGGTGCGGCCCCTGCCGCATGATCGGCCCGGTGCTGGACGAAATCTCCAGCGCCATGGGCAGCAAGGTCAAGATCGTGAAGCTGAACGTCGACGAGAGCCCGAGGACGGCCTCGAAATACGGCGTGATGTCGATTCCCACTTTGATGATCTTCAAGGACGGCGAACTGGCCTCGCGTCAGGTCGGCGCGGCGCCCAAGCAGAAACTTGAGCAATGGATCACCGCCACGGTGTGA
- a CDS encoding bifunctional folylpolyglutamate synthase/dihydrofolate synthase, whose product MSAVPPRQSPLDDAVARISKLHPKRIDLTLGRMWRVLERLDHPERRLPPVIHVAGTNGKGSTVAYLRAILEAAGLRVHVFTSPYLVRINECVRLAGTLVADDALRDALLECERANGGEPLTLFEIKTAAAFLLFARSPADVLLLEVGLGGRLDSTNVVETPLASVITPVGIDHVEFLGGSLAEIAGEKAGIIKPGVPVICAEQSPEAEVVIEQRAKRMRSPLHAAGQHWHVHAEHGRLVYQDESGLLDLAAPRLFGRHQFDNAGLAIATLRAQDRFSIETTAFERGVTGAEWPARMQRLTSGRIVDQAPRDAELWLDGGHNADGGRIAAAALGDLEERVSRPLVVITGMMGNKDAKGFLANFAGLTRHVIAVPIPNMENAMPPEVLAEAVRALDMRAETAVSVAAALRSVARLAYEIPPRILITGSLYLAGHVLSENGTPPA is encoded by the coding sequence GTGAGCGCTGTTCCGCCCCGGCAAAGCCCGCTCGACGATGCTGTTGCGCGGATATCGAAGCTGCATCCGAAAAGGATCGATCTCACGCTCGGCCGGATGTGGCGCGTCCTTGAGCGGCTCGATCATCCCGAACGCAGGTTGCCGCCGGTCATTCACGTCGCCGGCACCAACGGCAAGGGCTCCACCGTCGCCTACCTGCGCGCGATCCTCGAGGCCGCCGGTTTGCGCGTGCATGTCTTTACCTCGCCCTATCTGGTGAGGATCAACGAATGCGTGCGGTTGGCCGGAACGCTGGTTGCCGACGATGCCCTGCGCGACGCGCTGCTTGAATGCGAGCGCGCCAATGGCGGCGAGCCGCTGACCCTTTTCGAGATAAAGACCGCGGCGGCCTTTCTGTTGTTCGCACGAAGTCCCGCCGACGTGCTGTTGCTCGAGGTCGGCCTCGGCGGCCGGCTCGACAGCACCAACGTGGTCGAGACGCCGCTGGCGAGCGTCATCACGCCCGTCGGCATCGATCACGTCGAGTTTCTGGGCGGCTCGCTGGCGGAGATCGCCGGCGAGAAAGCCGGCATCATCAAGCCTGGCGTGCCCGTCATCTGCGCGGAGCAGTCGCCCGAAGCCGAAGTTGTGATCGAGCAGCGGGCGAAGCGGATGCGCAGTCCGCTGCACGCGGCCGGCCAGCACTGGCACGTCCACGCGGAACACGGACGACTGGTCTATCAGGACGAAAGCGGCCTGCTCGACCTCGCCGCGCCCCGGCTGTTCGGCCGGCATCAGTTCGACAATGCGGGCCTCGCGATCGCGACGCTGCGGGCGCAGGATCGCTTCTCGATCGAGACAACGGCGTTCGAGCGCGGCGTCACCGGCGCGGAATGGCCGGCGCGGATGCAGCGGCTGACATCCGGCCGGATCGTGGATCAGGCGCCGCGCGACGCCGAGCTCTGGCTCGACGGCGGGCACAATGCCGATGGCGGGCGGATCGCGGCGGCGGCGCTCGGCGATCTCGAGGAGCGGGTGTCGCGACCGCTGGTGGTGATAACAGGCATGATGGGCAACAAGGACGCGAAGGGTTTTCTCGCCAACTTCGCCGGCCTGACGCGGCATGTCATTGCCGTGCCGATTCCGAACATGGAGAACGCGATGCCGCCGGAGGTACTGGCGGAAGCGGTGCGCGCGCTCGACATGCGCGCCGAAACCGCGGTGAGCGTCGCCGCCGCGCTGCGATCGGTCGCGCGGCTCGCTTATGAGATTCCGCCGCGCATCCTGATCACGGGATCGCTGTATCTCGCCGGCCACGTGCTGTCGGAAAACGGCACGCCGCCGGCGTAG
- the accD gene encoding acetyl-CoA carboxylase, carboxyltransferase subunit beta — translation MNWLTNVVRPKIRNILKRETPDNLWIKCPDTGQLVFYKDVESNQFVIPGSNYHMRMSADARLKSIFDNETWYDVALPEVTADPLKFRDERKYVDRIRDARAKTGLHDSVKVGFGRLEGSAVVVAVQDFDFMGGSLGMAAGEAIVRGLELAVEKRCPFIVFAASGGARMQEGVLSLMQLPRTTVAVQMLREARQPYIVVLTNPTTGGVTASYAMLGDVQIAEPGALIGFAGARVIEQTIREKLPDGFQRAEYLRDHGMIDLVVHRHELRPTLARVCRLLTKAPEMIEQEPEPSAPVPPDEPDEPAATQEAPPAAPAAPPA, via the coding sequence ATGAATTGGTTGACCAACGTTGTCCGGCCGAAAATCCGCAATATCCTCAAGCGGGAAACGCCGGATAATCTCTGGATCAAGTGTCCCGACACCGGGCAGCTCGTGTTCTACAAGGACGTCGAGAGCAACCAGTTCGTCATCCCCGGATCGAACTACCACATGCGGATGAGCGCCGATGCGCGGCTGAAGTCGATCTTCGACAACGAGACATGGTACGATGTGGCGTTGCCGGAGGTAACTGCCGATCCGCTGAAATTCCGTGACGAGCGCAAGTATGTCGACCGCATCAGGGACGCGCGCGCCAAAACCGGACTCCATGATTCCGTGAAGGTCGGGTTCGGCAGGCTGGAAGGGTCCGCCGTCGTGGTCGCGGTGCAGGATTTCGATTTCATGGGCGGCTCGCTTGGCATGGCGGCGGGCGAGGCGATCGTGCGGGGGCTCGAACTCGCGGTCGAGAAACGGTGCCCCTTCATCGTGTTCGCGGCGTCGGGCGGCGCGCGGATGCAGGAAGGCGTGCTGTCGCTGATGCAGCTGCCCCGCACCACCGTCGCGGTGCAGATGCTGCGCGAGGCCAGGCAGCCCTACATCGTAGTGCTGACGAATCCGACCACCGGCGGCGTCACGGCCTCCTATGCGATGCTCGGGGACGTTCAGATCGCGGAGCCCGGCGCGCTGATCGGCTTCGCCGGAGCCCGCGTCATCGAGCAGACCATCCGCGAGAAACTGCCGGACGGTTTTCAGCGGGCCGAGTATTTGCGCGACCATGGCATGATCGACCTGGTGGTGCATCGTCACGAGTTGCGGCCGACGCTGGCGCGGGTGTGCCGGCTGCTGACCAAGGCGCCGGAAATGATCGAGCAGGAGCCGGAACCCTCCGCTCCCGTTCCGCCGGATGAGCCGGACGAGCCTGCCGCGACTCAGGAAGCTCCACCGGCGGCGCCTGCCGCGCCTCCGGCGTGA
- the trpA gene encoding tryptophan synthase subunit alpha: MTTRIDTRFAELRKQGRSAFVTFLMAGDPDPATSLAIIKALPRAGADIIEIGMPFTDPMADGPAVQAAGRRALDAGMTLTGTLRMIGEFRKDDDSTPVVLMGYYNPVYIYGVEKFLDDARAAGVDGLIVVDLPPEEDSELCIPAMKAGLNFIRLATPTTDDKRLPAVLANTSGFVYYVSITGITGSAAADSTAVGAAVGRIKRHTSLPVCVGFGIRTPDAARGIAERSDGAVVGSALVDALSASLDAEGKATSGTVQAVASLAAALAEGVRSARQAAE; encoded by the coding sequence GTGACAACCCGTATCGACACGCGCTTCGCCGAGTTGCGCAAGCAGGGACGCTCGGCCTTCGTCACTTTTCTGATGGCCGGCGATCCGGACCCCGCGACCTCGCTCGCCATCATCAAGGCGTTGCCCAGGGCCGGCGCCGACATCATCGAAATCGGAATGCCCTTCACCGATCCGATGGCGGATGGTCCGGCGGTCCAGGCGGCCGGGCGGCGCGCGCTCGATGCGGGCATGACCCTGACCGGCACGCTGCGGATGATCGGCGAGTTTCGGAAGGACGACGATTCGACGCCGGTCGTGCTGATGGGCTATTACAATCCGGTCTACATCTACGGCGTCGAGAAATTTCTTGACGATGCCAGGGCGGCGGGCGTCGATGGCCTGATCGTCGTCGACCTGCCGCCGGAGGAAGACTCCGAGTTGTGCATCCCGGCGATGAAAGCCGGATTGAATTTCATTCGCCTGGCGACGCCGACGACGGATGACAAGCGTCTGCCGGCGGTGCTCGCGAATACGTCGGGTTTTGTGTACTACGTCTCGATCACCGGGATCACCGGCAGCGCGGCGGCGGATTCGACGGCGGTTGGCGCGGCGGTCGGGCGCATCAAGCGCCATACGAGCCTGCCGGTCTGCGTCGGCTTCGGCATCCGCACTCCGGATGCCGCGCGCGGCATTGCCGAGCGCTCGGACGGCGCGGTGGTCGGCTCGGCGCTGGTCGATGCGCTCAGCGCCAGCCTCGACGCCGAAGGCAAGGCGACGTCCGGAACCGTCCAGGCGGTCGCCTCTCTCGCGGCGGCGCTGGCCGAGGGCGTGCGGTCGGCGCGGCAAGCAGCGGAATAG
- the trpB gene encoding tryptophan synthase subunit beta, whose product MSSLPNSFRSGPDERGHFGMFGGRFVAETLMPLILDLERAYADAKSDAAFQRDMARYRKDYIGRPSPLYFAERLTDHLREISAASGGAGGAKIYLKREELNHTGSHKVNNVLGQILVARRMGKKRIIAETGAGQHGVATATLCARFGLDCVVYMGAVDVARQEPNVIRMEMLGAKVVPVQSGTRTLKDAMNEALRDWVTNVHDTFYCIGTVAGPHPYPMMVRDFQSIIGEETRRQMQEAEGRLPDSLIACIGGGSNAMGLFHPFLDESSVEIFGVEAAGHGLDKQHAASLTGGRPGVLHGNRTYLLMNGDGQIEDAHSISAGLDYPGIGPEHSWLHETGRVTYLSATDEEALGAFQLLSRLEGIIPALESAHAIARVIELAPGRTKDHLMVVNLSGRGDKDVPQVGDILKGRKK is encoded by the coding sequence ATGAGTTCTCTCCCCAATTCTTTCCGGTCCGGCCCCGACGAGCGCGGGCATTTCGGCATGTTCGGCGGCCGCTTCGTGGCGGAAACGCTGATGCCCTTGATCCTCGATCTTGAGAGGGCCTATGCCGACGCCAAAAGCGACGCCGCGTTCCAGCGCGACATGGCGCGCTATCGCAAGGACTATATCGGCCGGCCGTCGCCCCTGTATTTCGCCGAGCGTCTGACCGACCACCTTCGGGAGATTTCCGCGGCCTCGGGCGGCGCCGGCGGCGCAAAAATCTACCTGAAGCGCGAGGAGCTCAACCACACCGGCTCGCACAAGGTCAACAATGTGCTGGGCCAGATTCTGGTGGCGCGGCGCATGGGCAAGAAGCGCATCATCGCCGAGACCGGCGCGGGCCAGCACGGCGTCGCCACCGCGACGCTGTGCGCGCGCTTCGGCCTGGACTGCGTGGTCTATATGGGTGCGGTGGACGTGGCGCGGCAGGAGCCGAACGTCATCCGCATGGAAATGCTGGGGGCGAAAGTGGTGCCGGTGCAGTCCGGCACCCGGACACTGAAGGATGCGATGAACGAGGCGCTGCGCGACTGGGTGACCAACGTGCACGACACCTTCTATTGCATCGGTACGGTGGCGGGGCCGCATCCCTATCCGATGATGGTGCGCGACTTCCAGTCGATCATCGGCGAGGAAACACGACGGCAGATGCAGGAGGCGGAAGGCCGTCTGCCGGATTCGCTGATCGCCTGCATCGGCGGCGGCTCCAACGCGATGGGATTGTTTCATCCCTTCCTCGATGAATCCTCGGTGGAGATTTTCGGCGTCGAGGCGGCGGGACACGGGCTCGACAAGCAGCACGCGGCCTCGCTCACCGGCGGGCGGCCCGGCGTGCTGCACGGTAATCGCACCTATCTCCTGATGAATGGCGACGGTCAGATTGAGGACGCGCATTCGATTTCCGCAGGCCTGGACTATCCCGGCATCGGGCCGGAGCATTCATGGCTGCACGAGACCGGCCGCGTCACCTATCTTTCCGCGACCGACGAGGAAGCGCTTGGCGCGTTTCAACTGCTGTCGCGGCTGGAAGGCATCATCCCGGCGCTGGAATCGGCGCATGCGATCGCGCGCGTCATCGAACTCGCGCCAGGGCGGACGAAGGATCACCTGATGGTGGTCAACCTCTCGGGCCGCGGCGACAAGGACGTGCCGCAGGTCGGCGATATCCTGAAGGGCAGGAAGAAGTGA
- a CDS encoding phosphoribosylanthranilate isomerase, translated as MSLIVKICGLSTPSTLDVALQAGADMVGFVFFPPSPRHLELARAQELGAQVRGRAAKVALTADADDETLCGIIEALRPDLLQLHGKETVPRIREIKRRFGLPVMKAIGVEIAADLADLPRYAAVADRLLFDARPPKHATRPGGLGVPFDWRLLTNLSVDIPFMLSGGLAAGNVDDAVRITRAGGVDVSSGVESAPGVKDAGMVRDFIRAARAAETSLREATSHVP; from the coding sequence ATGTCATTGATCGTCAAGATATGCGGCCTGTCCACCCCTTCGACGCTCGATGTGGCGTTGCAGGCCGGCGCCGATATGGTGGGATTCGTGTTCTTTCCGCCGTCGCCGCGGCATCTTGAGCTTGCGCGCGCGCAAGAGCTCGGCGCGCAGGTGCGAGGCCGGGCGGCCAAGGTCGCGCTGACGGCCGACGCCGATGATGAGACGCTCTGCGGCATTATCGAGGCCTTGCGGCCGGATCTGCTGCAACTGCACGGCAAGGAAACCGTGCCGCGCATCCGCGAGATCAAGCGGCGCTTCGGCCTGCCGGTGATGAAGGCGATCGGCGTCGAGATCGCCGCCGATCTTGCGGACCTGCCACGCTATGCCGCTGTCGCCGACCGCCTGCTCTTCGATGCGCGTCCGCCGAAGCACGCGACCCGGCCGGGCGGGCTCGGCGTACCCTTCGACTGGCGTCTTCTGACGAATCTGTCCGTCGATATTCCATTCATGCTGTCGGGCGGCCTGGCGGCAGGCAACGTCGATGATGCGGTCCGCATCACGCGCGCCGGCGGCGTCGATGTGTCCTCAGGGGTGGAAAGCGCGCCGGGGGTGAAGGACGCCGGCATGGTCCGGGATTTTATTCGGGCTGCGCGAGCGGCGGAAACCAGTTTACGCGAAGCGACGTCACATGTGCCGTAG
- a CDS encoding LapA family protein: MRKFLTGLILIPLGVIFIVFAFANRRLVTVTFDPFGGSDPQTGVTLPLFILIISVAIFGVVAGSVATWVGQRRWRYAARQYESDARKAHVELADLRSRYESQEVTRLPELTRRAG; this comes from the coding sequence ATGCGCAAATTCCTGACCGGCCTGATCCTGATTCCGCTTGGTGTTATTTTCATCGTGTTCGCGTTCGCCAACCGCCGTTTGGTCACGGTGACGTTCGACCCCTTCGGCGGGTCCGACCCTCAGACCGGCGTCACGCTGCCGCTGTTCATTCTGATCATCTCGGTGGCTATTTTCGGCGTGGTCGCCGGCAGCGTCGCGACCTGGGTGGGGCAGCGCCGCTGGCGCTACGCGGCCCGTCAATACGAATCGGATGCGCGGAAAGCGCATGTGGAGCTTGCTGATTTGCGATCACGCTACGAGTCGCAAGAGGTGACGCGGCTGCCGGAACTGACCCGGCGGGCCGGGTAG
- a CDS encoding integration host factor subunit beta gives MIKSELVQRIAEHNPHLYQRDVENIVNAILDEIVAALARGDRVELRGFGAFSVKHRPARAGRNPRTGEHVPVDQKSVPFFKTGKEMRERLNRDNATSEANA, from the coding sequence ATGATCAAATCCGAACTCGTTCAGCGCATCGCCGAACATAACCCGCACCTCTACCAGCGGGATGTGGAGAACATCGTGAACGCGATCCTCGATGAGATTGTCGCCGCTCTTGCGCGGGGTGATCGCGTCGAGTTGCGTGGCTTTGGTGCGTTTTCAGTCAAACATCGTCCTGCCCGCGCGGGCCGCAATCCGCGCACGGGAGAACACGTTCCGGTCGACCAGAAAAGTGTACCGTTTTTCAAGACCGGCAAGGAAATGCGTGAGCGGCTCAATCGTGACAATGCGACGAGCGAAGCGAACGCATAG
- the sppA gene encoding signal peptide peptidase SppA, protein MSMESDMIVDRRRLRRKLTFWRVASALIVIGAVVALGAYASPLGGRLTGSSAIQRVNIDGLIRSDQKRVEALERLGKSKAPAVIVHINSPGGTTAGSEELYEALTRLKAKKPMVVVVEGLGASGGYIAALASDHIVAQQTALVGSIGVLFQYPNVTELLKTVGVKVEAVKSSPLKAAPSGYEPTSPEARAAIDALVKDSFAWFRGLVQNRRGMDDAQLEKVADGRVFTGRQALDLKLIDQLGDEKVAIAWLVAEKKVAPDLPVRDFKLTPRFTDLTFIRTAASVAFDALGLGSIARQVEQAGIVRAADRLNLDGMLALWHPAPSN, encoded by the coding sequence ATGTCGATGGAATCCGACATGATCGTCGATCGTCGCAGGCTGCGCCGCAAGCTCACCTTCTGGCGCGTGGCGTCGGCTTTGATCGTGATCGGCGCGGTCGTCGCGCTCGGCGCTTACGCCTCGCCTTTGGGCGGCAGGCTGACAGGCTCTTCCGCGATCCAGCGCGTCAACATCGACGGTCTGATCCGCAGCGATCAGAAGCGGGTCGAGGCCCTGGAGCGGCTTGGAAAGTCGAAGGCGCCGGCGGTCATCGTCCACATCAACTCGCCGGGCGGCACCACCGCCGGGTCGGAAGAGCTTTATGAGGCCCTGACGCGCCTGAAGGCCAAAAAACCGATGGTCGTGGTGGTGGAAGGGCTCGGCGCGTCGGGCGGATATATCGCCGCGCTTGCCTCCGATCACATCGTCGCGCAGCAAACCGCGCTGGTCGGCTCGATCGGCGTGCTGTTTCAGTATCCGAACGTCACCGAACTTCTGAAAACGGTCGGGGTCAAGGTGGAGGCGGTGAAATCCTCGCCGCTGAAGGCGGCCCCGAGCGGATATGAACCGACCAGTCCGGAAGCACGGGCCGCGATCGACGCCCTGGTGAAGGATTCCTTCGCCTGGTTTCGCGGTCTGGTGCAGAACAGGCGCGGCATGGACGATGCGCAGCTCGAGAAGGTCGCCGACGGGCGCGTTTTCACCGGACGGCAGGCGCTGGATCTCAAGTTGATCGATCAGCTTGGCGACGAAAAGGTCGCGATCGCCTGGCTTGTGGCGGAAAAGAAAGTCGCGCCCGACCTTCCGGTGCGCGATTTCAAGTTGACGCCGCGCTTCACTGATCTGACCTTCATCCGCACCGCTGCGTCGGTGGCGTTTGACGCGCTGGGATTGGGCAGTATTGCGCGGCAGGTCGAGCAGGCCGGGATCGTGCGAGCGGCGGATCGCCTGAATCTCGACGGAATGCTGGCGCTTTGGCATCCCGCGCCGTCGAATTGA
- a CDS encoding sulfate transporter family protein — MIGAAVNALTQILSLPMRAILWRVIGLALVLIVVAAVGLQRLLSWLAGSGEVWAETMLGPSFHTPLNILAWILSIAAGLGIVFGAVFLMPAITSLVAGVFVDDVAEIVEHEHYPADRPGAALPIGLAMTESIKAALLTLLVYLIALPFVFVAGAGVIAFFIATAWLLGREYFELAAMRFRSPAEAKAMRRDNASTIFMAGLIIAAFVAIPVVNLATPLFGMAFMVHLHKRLSGPRPELIAPDRRSR; from the coding sequence ATGATCGGCGCCGCTGTCAACGCCCTTACGCAGATTCTTTCGCTGCCGATGCGCGCCATTCTGTGGCGCGTGATCGGGCTGGCGCTGGTGCTGATCGTCGTCGCCGCTGTCGGACTGCAGCGGCTTTTGAGCTGGCTTGCCGGATCGGGCGAAGTCTGGGCGGAGACCATGCTGGGGCCCTCCTTCCACACGCCGCTCAATATCCTCGCCTGGATTCTTTCAATCGCCGCGGGCCTCGGCATCGTGTTCGGCGCGGTGTTTCTGATGCCCGCGATCACCTCGCTGGTGGCGGGCGTGTTCGTCGACGATGTCGCGGAGATCGTCGAGCACGAGCATTACCCGGCCGACCGTCCGGGCGCGGCGCTGCCGATCGGCCTTGCGATGACCGAAAGCATCAAGGCGGCGCTGCTGACGCTGCTCGTCTATCTGATTGCGCTGCCGTTCGTGTTCGTGGCCGGCGCCGGCGTGATCGCGTTCTTCATCGCGACCGCGTGGCTGCTCGGCCGGGAATATTTTGAGCTTGCGGCGATGCGCTTCCGCTCGCCGGCGGAAGCCAAGGCGATGCGCCGCGATAATGCCTCGACCATTTTTATGGCCGGCCTGATCATTGCCGCGTTTGTCGCGATTCCGGTCGTCAATCTGGCGACGCCGCTGTTCGGAATGGCCTTCATGGTCCACTTGCACAAGCGGCTGTCGGGGCCGCGGCCGGAACTGATCGCGCCGGATCGGCGCAGCCGCTAG